Proteins co-encoded in one Papaver somniferum cultivar HN1 chromosome 5, ASM357369v1, whole genome shotgun sequence genomic window:
- the LOC113280056 gene encoding aspartic proteinase nepenthesin-2-like translates to MNSDVVRLPVDYEPGSFYIAMVGLGTFNGSQQPFKNYYLMIDIGSDQTWIQCEGFTKVFHQDMPLYHWRSSSTYRHVPCNTHPLCKGDKCNADGQCTYKVRYASGSVTSGIVAEEKFTLGYNTGDLERILGLGPGEWSFLNQLGAAGEGKFSYCLEMFNDRIRGSDIYLRFGADATIGGVFQTTPTVVPLFRTKLHYYLNLEDISVANKRVRFPKGTFEVKSRKEGGIIIDSGAPFSTMYKDHFDRVADLVKSHFRELRVEYISTYNSFDACFRLPGRFDITHYPSITLHFQQANYVISDYKANFVIIFAKTIYLGFFRMDKNKPAFILGAMQQGNKHILYNVMDQSLSFATEYCELDGEEHGLFVGGIGSDAVCHDNVLRSGHVGCLCSLCSKVHHLSFIAASVNLSSANPKSVRLMTQRLLAGYSNCYSTNSERE, encoded by the exons ATGAATTCCGATGTTGTACGTTTGCCTGTAGATTACGAACCAGGTTCATTTTACATTGCAATGGTTGGTTTAGGTACATTTAATGGTAGCCAACAACCATTCAAGAATTACTATTTGATGATTGATATTGGTAGTGATCAGACATGGATTCAGTGCGAAGGTTTCACAAAAGTTTTCCATCAAGATATGCCCCTTTATCATTGGAGATCGTCTTCTACGTATCGTCATGTTCCTTGTAATACTCATCCTCTTTGCAAGGGAGATAAGTGCAATGCCGACGGCCAATGCACTTATAAAGTACGCTATGCGAGCGGATCAGTTACATCTGGTATTGTAGCTGAAGAAAAATTTACTTTAGGCTATAATACTGGTGATCTTGAAA GAATACTCGGCTTAGGACCAGGAGAATGGTCATTTCTAAATCAATTAGGTGCTGCTGGAGAAGGAAAATTTTCCTATTGTTTGGAGATGTTTAACGATAGGATTAGGGGATCAGATATATATTTAAGATTTGGTGCCGATGCAACAATTGGAGGCGTATTTCAGACAACTCCCACTGTGGTTCCTCTGTTTCGGACGAAGCTTCATTATTACTTAAATCTAGAAGATATTAGTGTTGCTAATAAAAGAGTACGATTTCCTAAAGGTACTTTTGAAGTGAAATCCCGAAAAGAAGGTGGTATTATCATAGACTCAGGTGCTCCTTTTTCCACGATGTATAAAGATCATTTTGATAGAGTCGCAGATTTGGTTAAGTCACATTTTAGAGAGCTTAGAGTAGAATATATTAGCACCTATAACAGTTTTGATGCTTGTTTCCGCCTGCCTGGAAGATTTGATATTACGCACTATCCTTCAATAACACTTCATTTTCAACAAGCCAATTATGTTATTTCAGATTATAAAGCTAATTTTGTGATTATATTCGCAAAAACCATCTACTTAGGCTTTTTCCGAATGGATAAAAATAAGCCCGCTTTTATTTTAGGAGCAATGCAACAAGGAAATAAACATATTTTGTATAATGTTATGGACCAGTCACTCTCATTCGCTACAGAGTATTGTGAATTAG ATGGAGAAGAACATGGTTTATTTGTTGGCGGAATTGGTTCTGATGCAGTATGCCATGATAATGTTCTCCGCTCCGGCCATGTTGGCTGCCTCTGCAGTCTATGCAGCAAGGTGCACCACTTAAGCTTCATAGCAGCTTCTGTGAATCTCAGCTCAGCTAAT CCAAAATCCGTTCGCTTGATGACCCAGAGGCTTTTGGCTGGATACAGTAATTGCTACAGCACTAATAGTGAAAGAGAATAG
- the LOC113283655 gene encoding cyclase-like protein 3 isoform X2, producing MEAPWSFILICTIFILGSSSSSLASSPIEAYPSSYGDDCNIVVPPPPKREVYGKNGRIIDITHEMRSDLPIFGSPEGVGQLVRFAVSMKNGSLYNISELKLITHAGTHVDAPGHFYDHYFDAGFDVNSLDLDLLNGPVLLVDVPRNMNITAEAMESLNIPRGVRRVIFRTLNTDRLLMYKNQFDTSFVGFTQDGAQWLKDHTDIKMELITYPLLHGTTMFLLISCFLKAGTSLLWKA from the exons ATGGAAGCTCCATGGAGTTTTATCCTTATATGCACCATTTTCATTctgggttcttcttcttcttccttagcaTCATCACCAATAGAGGCGTATCCCTCTAGCTATGGAGATGACTGCAATATAGTGGTTCCCCCGCCACCAAAGAGAGAAGTTTATGGGAAGAATGGAAGGATAATTGACATCACTCATGAAATGAGGTCTGATTTACCAATTTTTGGTTCACCGGAAGGTGTGGGTCAGCTGGTGCGGTTTGCAGTAAGTATGAAAAATGGTTCTTTGTATAACATTTCTGAGTTGAAGTTGATAACCCATGCCGGTACTCATGTTGATGCACCTGGACACTTCTACGATCACTATTTCGATGCTGGTTTTGATGTTAATTCACTCGATCTTGATCTTCTCAATG GTCCTGTACTGTTAGTGGATGTTCCTAGAAATATGAACATTACTG CTGAAGCTATGGAGTCTTTAAACATTCCAAGAGGAGTGCGTCGAGTGATATTCAGAACATTAAACACTGACAG GTTGCTTATGTACAAAAACCAGTTCGACACCAGTTTTGTTGGTTTTACACAGGATGGAGCACAGTGGCTGAAAGATCACACTGATATCAAGATG GAGTTGATTACTTATCCGTTGCTTCATGGGACGACAATGTTTCTGCTCATCTCGTGTTTCTTGAAGGCAGG GACATCATTATTGTGGAAGGCCTGA
- the LOC113283655 gene encoding cyclase-like protein 1 isoform X1: MEAPWSFILICTIFILGSSSSSLASSPIEAYPSSYGDDCNIVVPPPPKREVYGKNGRIIDITHEMRSDLPIFGSPEGVGQLVRFAVSMKNGSLYNISELKLITHAGTHVDAPGHFYDHYFDAGFDVNSLDLDLLNGPVLLVDVPRNMNITAEAMESLNIPRGVRRVIFRTLNTDRLLMYKNQFDTSFVGFTQDGAQWLKDHTDIKMVGVDYLSVASWDDNVSAHLVFLEGRDIIIVEGLKLDGIDAGLYSSVHCLPLRLVGAEGSPIRCILIK, from the exons ATGGAAGCTCCATGGAGTTTTATCCTTATATGCACCATTTTCATTctgggttcttcttcttcttccttagcaTCATCACCAATAGAGGCGTATCCCTCTAGCTATGGAGATGACTGCAATATAGTGGTTCCCCCGCCACCAAAGAGAGAAGTTTATGGGAAGAATGGAAGGATAATTGACATCACTCATGAAATGAGGTCTGATTTACCAATTTTTGGTTCACCGGAAGGTGTGGGTCAGCTGGTGCGGTTTGCAGTAAGTATGAAAAATGGTTCTTTGTATAACATTTCTGAGTTGAAGTTGATAACCCATGCCGGTACTCATGTTGATGCACCTGGACACTTCTACGATCACTATTTCGATGCTGGTTTTGATGTTAATTCACTCGATCTTGATCTTCTCAATG GTCCTGTACTGTTAGTGGATGTTCCTAGAAATATGAACATTACTG CTGAAGCTATGGAGTCTTTAAACATTCCAAGAGGAGTGCGTCGAGTGATATTCAGAACATTAAACACTGACAG GTTGCTTATGTACAAAAACCAGTTCGACACCAGTTTTGTTGGTTTTACACAGGATGGAGCACAGTGGCTGAAAGATCACACTGATATCAAGATGGTTG GAGTTGATTACTTATCCGTTGCTTCATGGGACGACAATGTTTCTGCTCATCTCGTGTTTCTTGAAGGCAGG GACATCATTATTGTGGAAGGCCTGAAACTGGATGGTATCGACGCTGGGCTGTATTCTTCTGTGCATTGCTTACCTCTGAGATTGGTTGGTGCGGAGGGATCTCCAATAAGATGCATTCTGATAAAATGA
- the LOC113280057 gene encoding aspartic proteinase CDR1-like: MPLYPWSSSTTYRVVPYNTHPICKGYNGQCTYKTRYASGSITSGIIAEEKFTLGSDAGGLESIGLHIGCDFHQKNLDNFIGRNHLRGKPDLIAGILSLGPGQWSFLNQLGDVGEGKFSYCMETFNNKIERSDTYLRFGADATIGDASQVVHTSPSIVPPFQTYQYYF, translated from the coding sequence ATGCCGCTTTATCCTTGGAGCTCGTCAACTACATATCGTGTTGTTCCTTATAATACTCATCCTATTTGCAAGGGATATAATGGGCAATGCACTTATAAAACACGCTATGCAAGTGGATCAATTACATCTGGTATTATAGCTGAAGAAAAATTTACTCTTGGCTCCGATGCCGGTGGCCTTGAAAGTATTGGTTTACACATAGGTTGTGATTTTCACCAAAAGAATTTGGATAACTTTATCGGTAGGAATCATTTACGTGGAAAACCTGATCTTATTGCAGGAATACTTAGCTTAGGACCAGGACAATGGTCTTTTCTAAACCAATTAGGTGATGTTGGCGAAGGAAAATTTTCCTACTGTATGGAGACATTTAACAATAAAATTGAGCGATCCGATACATATTTAAGGTTTGGTGCAGATGCCACAATTGGAGATGCATCTCAAGTAGTACATACAAGTCCCAGCATTGTGCCTCCTTTTCAGACGTATCAGTATTACTTTTAA